A part of Astatotilapia calliptera chromosome 15, fAstCal1.2, whole genome shotgun sequence genomic DNA contains:
- the uts1 gene encoding urotensin 1 has product MKPVSLLLLLSSVLLSSHLRPAAGRPRTFPGWMNGSGRLQTQQLDEVLLRAAAAGDNAASDLLGENIMRILQRRNPDRLHLLPPEEDSEEAEEAAMRTAAQLLKRSEEPPLSIDLTFHLLRNMIQMAKMESQREQAQLNRKVLDEVGK; this is encoded by the coding sequence ATGAAGCCAGTCTCCCTTCTCCTGCTGCTCTCCTCGGTCCTCCTGTCATCACACCTCCGTCCAGCCGCCGGCAGACCGCGCACCTTCCCTGGCTGGATGAATGGCAGCGGTCGCCTTCAAACGCAGCAACTGGACGAGGTGCTCCTCAGAGCGGCTGCCGCCGGGGACAACGCCGCCTCCGATCTACTGGGCGAAAACATCATGAGGATTCTCCAGAGGAGGAACCCGGATCGTCTCCACCTGCTCCCGCCAGAAGAAGACAGCGAGGAGGCGGAGGAAGCGGCTATGAGGACCGCGGCGCAGCTGCTGAAACGCAGCGAAGAGCCGCCGCTCTCCATCGACCTGACCTTCCACCTGCTGAGGAATATGATCCAAATGGCCAAGATGGAGAGCCAGAGAGAGCAGGCTCAGCTCAACCGCAAAGTGCTCGACGAGGTGGGGAAGTAA
- the mpv17 gene encoding mitochondrial inner membrane protein Mpv17: MAGLWRGYQVLMTKYPWTVQIVTAGSLVGVGDVISQQLIERRGLANHNVQRTAKMMSIGFFFVGPVIGSWYKVLDRLVVGGTKSAAMKKMLVDQLCFAPCFLGAFLCISGALNGLTVEENVTKLRRDYTDALISNYYLWPPVQIANFYFIPLHHRLAVVQVVAVAWNSYLTWKANKM; encoded by the exons ATGGCAGGCCTTTGGAGAGGCTACCAGGTCTTGATGACTAAATACCCCTGGACAGTCCAGATAGTGACAGCGG GGTCTTTAGTAGGTGTCGGTGATGTCATCTCCCAGCAGCTGATCGAGAGGAGAGGATTGGCTAACCACAACGTGCAGAGGACGGCTAAGATGATGAGTATTGGTTTCTTCTTTGTG GGCCCTGTCATCGGCAGCTGGTACAAGGTTTTGGACCGACTGGTTGTTGGAGGAACCAAAAGCGCTGCCATGAAGAAAATGCTGGTTGACCAG CTGTGTTTTGCGCCGTGCTTTCTGGGAGCCTTCCTCTGCATCTCTGGCGCGCTGAATGGACTGACAGTCGAGGAGAACGTCACCAAGCTCAGGAGG GACTACACAGATGCCCTGATCTCTAATTACTAT CTTTGGCCTCCAGTCCAGATTGCCAACTTCTACTTCATCCCTCTGCACCACAG GCTGGCTGTCGTCCAGGTCGTTGCTGTTGCTTGGAACTCCTACCTGACCTGGAAGGCCAATAAGATGTGA